The window GGATGTGAAATCACTCTGCCACACACAGAAAAAGTAGATCACGAAGAAGTCTGTGAGTTTAGGCTTTATTCCTGCCCGTGCCCTGGTACTCTCTGTAAATGGCAAGGCACTGTGGATGCTATAATGCCTCATCTGACGAATATGCATGAGTACATTACAACAATAGAGGGAGAGGATATAATTTTCCTTGCTACCAGCATTAATCTTGTTGGCGCTTTCGATTGGGTGATGATACAGTCCTGTTTTGACGTTCACTTCATGATAGTCTTGCAGAAACAGGAAGATCGCAATGGCGGCCAGCAGTTCTTCGCAGTTGTACAGCTGGTGGGAACACGCAAGGAAGCTGAAAATTTTGCTTACCGACTTGAGCTAAAGAGTAATCGGCGACGACTGACTTGGGAAGCGACTCCTCTATCTATTCATGACGACATAGCAAAAGCCATTAAGAATAGAGACTGCTTAATCTTTGACGCCAACACTGCGCTGCTTTTTGCAGAAAATGGCGATTTAAGCATCGGTGTAGTTATTGATATGTGTTGAAATGGCAGTGGAACATTTTCTAGCCAGTGTTTAAAACTGTTTAATTTCACAGAAAATAAGCCACCCATCTGCCTGCCAACCTGAAACTCTTCACAAGTATAAGCTCAACACATAGAGGTAAATAGAAAGGCTGTTGAATACAGGAAATAGTTGTATGTAGTAACATTAGTATATATAAAGATGAGCATATTTTGCATTAAGAAAGCattataaaatgtgaattttgtgTTGTAGATGGATTGTATTATcgaaaaataatgttttgttttgttttgtttttgggtctgtgagtgtgtgtgtatgtgtgtgtgtgttttgggtttttttttttctttttctttttttttttttgagacggagtctagctctgtcgcccaggctagagtgcagtggcgccagtGTTTAAAACTGTTTAATTTCACAGAAAATAAGCCACCCATCTGCCTGCCAACCTGAAACTCTTCACAAGTATAAGCTCAACACATAGAGGTAAATAGAAAGGCTGTTGAATACAGGAAATAGTTGTATGTAGTAACATTAGTATATATAAAGATGAGCATATTTTGCATTAAGAAAGCattataaaatgtgaattttgtgTTGTAGATGGATTGTATtgttgaaaaataatgttttgttttgttttgtttttgggtctgtgagtgtgtgtgtatgtgtgtgtgtgttttgggttttttttttctttttctttttttttttgagacggagtctagctctgtcgcccaggctagagtgcagtggcgccagtGTTTAAAACTGTTTAATTTCACAGAAAATAAGCCACCCATCTGCCTGCCAACCTGAAACTCTTCACAAGTATAAGCTCAACACATAGAGGTAAATAGAAAGGCTGTTGAATACAGGAAATAGTTGTATGTAGTAACAttagtatatataaaaatgagcATATTTTGCACTAAGAAAGCattataaaatgtgaattttgtgTTGTAGATGGATTGTATTGTcgaaaaataatgttttgttttgttttgtttttgggtctgtgagtgtgtgtgtatgtgtgtgtgtgttttgttttgtttttttctttttcttttttttttttgagacagagtctagctctgtcgcccaggctagagggcagtggcgccatctcggctcacggcaaactccgccttccggggtcacgccattctcctgcctcagcctcccgagtagctgggactacaggcaccccccacctcaccatgttagccaggatggtctggatctcctgacctagtgatccgcccacctcggcctcccaaagtgctgggattacaggcgtgagccaccgagcttggctttgttttttttttttttcctttaactgaCAAGCCATTTTGAGTGGTCATGGACCACTGTTTTTCCGCTTTGTGAGTCAATACATAGTGCTactatgtggggtttttttgtgtgtatttgctagttttttcttctagtttttcatTAAATAGATTTGACTTTCTGTTCTGTAATTCAGGTTTCATCTCACTTTTTTGTACCGTTTTAAAGTTAGTGTCTTTTGATATGCATAATTGTTTATGGTAAAATTTATAATATGTTCCATACATGTTCTCTTTTCCCCCATTAACTGGTtgattggaaattttttttttttttttttggagggagactctttcgcccaggctggagtgcagtggcgagattttggctcactgcaacctccgcctcctggctgggttcaagcaattctcctgtctcagcgtcccaagtagctgggactacaggcgcccgccaccacacctggctaatttttgtatttttagtaaagacggggtttcactgtattggtcaggctggtcttgaactcctaatctcaggtggtccaccctcctcggctttctaaagtactgggattacaggtgtgagccaccatgcccagccagaaatattttaaaatcagctgtTTTGTGAAGATAGGAGTTCCAGAAAGTAAAGGTGACATCGGAAAAATTACCAAAAGCTATTTAAAACATGTATAAGATGGTCTtcgtctctttctctcttctacaGATGAGTCATATCTTTGAGATTAATTTTTGAAAGCTTAGAGAATAAATAGATgtttataaatacagaaaatcattCCTTTTACAAGTATCTTGGACAAATTACGTTTAAAATTTGTTCTTGTGTTTATTGATTGTAACGGCATTGTCATGCACAGAACTTAATTAAAAGcaaatcatttgtttaaaaagtcaCTTTGCAAAAACTGTTTTGGTCTTTCATAATTCTCATTAAAAGAATATATGgcaaattgaaaaagaaagtaaagagaatAAATGTTGTAGCTTGGCTCAGTAAACGGCTCTAGCAGCAATGATGGACTCGTCTTTAAGAAGtgtataaaatacacattttatttatccagtctatcattgatgggcatttgaactcattccatgtctttgctattgtgaatagtgctgcaatgaacatatacatacatgtatctttataatagaatgatatatattcctttgggtatatatccagtaataggattgctgggtcaaatggtatttctgcttctagatctttgaggaatcgccacactgtcttccacaatggttgaactaatttgcattcataccaacattgtaaaagcattcctttttctccacaacctggTCAGgatctgtttcttgacttttcaataattgccattctgactgatgtgagatggtatctcattgtggtttcaatttgcatttctctaatgatcagtgatgttgagctttttttcatatgcttattggctgcatgaatgtcttcttttgagaagtgtctgttcatgttgtcctttgcccactttttaatggggttgttttttttcttgtaaatttgtttacatttcttatagatgctggatattagacctccgtcagatgggtagattgcaaaaatttcctctcattctgtaggttgtctgttcactctgatgatagtttcttttgctgtgcggaagctctttagattaattagatcccatttgtcaattttggcttttgttgttaattgcttttggtgcttttatcatgaaatctttgtccgtgcctatgtcctgaatggtattgcctagattttcttctgaggtttttatcattttaggttttgcatttaagtctttaatccatcttgagttcatttttgtataaggtgaaaggaaggggtccagtttcagttttctgcatatgactagccagttctcccagcaccatttattgaatagggaatatgcagccataaaaaggaatgagatcatatccattgcagggacagggatggagctggaagccgttatcctcagcaaactaatgcaggaacagaaaaccaaacacagcatattccataagtggaagctgaacgatgagagcacatggacacctgggggagaacaacacacactggggcctgttagggaggtgggagaagggagagcctcaggaagaatagctaatggatactgGACTTAATACCCAGGTGGcaggatgatctgtgcagcaaaccaccatggcacacgtttacctatgtaacaaacctgcacatcctgcatatgagccccagaacttaaaataaaagtcgaTGAAAAAACAGTGTATaaagtacacattttaaaaagaaaagcaccaATGCAGGGAAATGCATGAAAAGTGGCAAATGAGAGGTACAATTTGTAAGTAATGCAgctcaggggaaaaaaacaaaaccctcattTGGACAATCCTaacaaagaaactgagacttggagCGTTCATCTTTAGGTGAGAGATTCATAACCAAAGTCTCCTAGTTGGTAAGTTGTATCAcagtataatttgtttttaaaaaaaatttaagtgataTGTGATTATTTGCTTTCATCACTTAAAAAAGTTACAAAGCAGTTAGAGAAAAGCAATATTTGGATAAACCCACACATGTCACACAAAATTTGTGGACTTTATAATAAGGAAGCCTAATCACTAATTCAAATACTATGACATGCTTGCAAGAATTAAAAGTGCatattttccattctcttttaATTCTAGTCAGTTTTATATCTAGCATATAATTAGTCATTGGTTCCTTTCTCCAACTCACCTGTTTAATTGgtattgcttttttttattatactttaagttctgggatacatgtgcagaatgtgcagttttgttacataggtatacacgtgccatgctgatttgctgcacccatcgacccgtcatctatattaggtatttttcctaatgctttccctcccctaggcccccaccccccgacaggccctggtgtgtgatgttcccttccctgtgtccatgttctcattgttcaactcccacttatgagtgagaacatgcggtgtttggttttctgttcctgttattttgctgagaatgatggcttccagcttcatacatgtccctgcaaaggacatgaattcatccttttttatggctgcacagtattccatggtgtatatgtgccacattttctttatccagtctgtcattgatgggcatttggattggttccaagtctttgttcttgtgaatagggctgcaataaacatacgtgtgcatgtgtctttatagtagaatgatttataatcctttggttatatacccagtaatgggattgctgggtcaaatggtatttctggttctagatccttgaggaatcaccacactgtcttccacaatggttgaactaatttacactgccaccagcagtgtaaatgcattcctatttctctacattctctccagcatctgttgtttcctgactttttaatgatcgccattctaactggtgcaaaatggtatcttgttgtggttttgatttgcatttctctaatgaccagtgatgatgagctttttctcatatgcttattggccacataagtatcttcttttgagaagtgtctgttcatattctttgcccactttttgatgaggttgttttttttttcttgtaaatttgtttaagttccttgtagattctggatattagccctttgtcagatggatagattgcaaaaattttctcccattctgtagggttgcctgttcactctgatgatagtttcttttgcggaagctctttagtttaattagatcccatttgtcaattttggcttttgttgccattgcttttggtgttttagtcatgaagtctttgcccatgcctatgtcctgaatggtattgcctagggcttcttctagggtttttatggttttaagtcttacgtttaagtctttaatgcatcttgagttaatttttctataaggtgtaaggaaggggtccagtttcagttttctgcatatggctggccagttttcccaataccatttattaaatagggaatcctttccccattgcttgtttttgtcaggtttgtcaaagatcagatggttgtagatgtgcagcattatttctgaggcttctgttgtgttccattggtctatatatctgttttggtatcagtaccatgctcttttggttactgtagccttgtagtttagtttgaagtcaggtaatgtgatgcctccagctttgttctttttgcttagtattgtcttggctatatgggctcttttttggttccatataaaatttaaagtagtttattctaattctctgaagaaagtcaatggtagattgatggggatagcattgaatctataaattacttgggGCAGCATGGCCAGTTCCATGATACTGGtccttcctatccataagcatggaatatttttacatttgtttgtgtcctctcttatttccttgagcagtggtttaattctccttgaagaggtccttcacatcccttgtaagttgtattcctaagtattttattctgtttgtagcaattgtgaatgggagttcattcatgatttggctctctgtttgtctattattcgtgtataggaatgcttgcgatttttgcacattgattttgtatcctgagactttgctgaagttgcttattagcttaaggatattttgggctgagacaatggggttttctaaatatggaatcatgtcgtctgcaaacagagatgatttgacttcctctcttcctatttgaataccctttatttctttctcttgcctgatttccctggccagaacttccaatactgtcttgaatacgagtggtgagagagggcatccttgtcttgtgccagttttcaaagggaatgcttccagtttttgcccattcagtatgatactggctatgggtttgtcataaacagctcttattattttgagatacgttccatcaatacctagtttattgagagtttatagcatgaaggggtgttggattttatcaaaggcctttcctgcatctattgagatgataatgtggtttttgtaattggttctgtttatgtcatggattacatttattgatttgcgtatgttgaactagccttgtatcccagggatgaagctgacttgatggtggtggataagctttttgatgtgctgctggattcagtttgccagtattttattgaggattttcacattgatgttcatcagggatattggcctgaaattttctttttttgttgtgtctctgccaggttttggtatcaggatgatgctggcctcataaaatgagttagggaagattccctcttttcctattgattggaatagtttcagaaggaatggtaccagctcctctttgtatgtctgatagaattcggctgtgaattcatctgaccctgggctttttttggttcacaggctattaattactgcctcaatttcagaacttgttattggtctattcaggaattcgaCTTCTTCTGAGTTCAgccttgggaaggtgtatgtgtctaggaatttgtccatttcttctatattttctaggttatttgcatagaggtgtttataatattctcggatggtagtttgtatttctgtgggatcagtggtgatatcccctttatcattttttattgtgcctatttgattattctctctttacTTCTCtgttagtctggctagcagtctatctattttattaatcttttcaaaaaaccagctgctggattcattgatttttctgaaaggttttttgtgtccctgtctccttcagttctgctctgatcttagttatttcttgtcttctgctagcttttgaatatgtttgctcttgcttctctagttcttttaattgtgatgttaggatgtcgattttagatctttcccgcttttttctgtgggcatttagtgctataaatttccctctaaacactgctttagctgtgtcccagagattctggtatgttgtgtctttgttctcaaagaatttatttatttctgccttaatttcattatttgcccagtagttattcaggagcaggttgttcagtttccatgtagttgtgtggtttttagtgagtttcttaatcctgagttctagttagactgcactgtggtctgagagactgttaggatttctgttcttttgcatttgctgagtagtgttttacttccaattatgtgttcaattttagaataagtgggACAGGGTGCTgagtagaatgtatattctattgatttggggtggagagttctgtaaatgtctattaggtcctctaggtccagagctgagttcaagttctgaatatacttgtcaattttctgtctcattgatctgtttaatattgacagtggggtgttaaaatctcccactattattgtatgggagtctaagtctctttgtaggtctctaagagcttgctttatgaatctgggtgctcctgtactgggtgcatatgtatttaggatagttagctcttcttgttgcattgatccctttatcattatgtaatgcccttctttgccttttttgatctttgttggtttaaagtctgctttatcagagactaggattgcaatccctgctctttttttgctctccatttgcttggtaaatatttctccatccctttattttgagcctatgtgtgtctttgcatgtgagatggttctcctgaatatagcacactgatgggtcttgactctacccaatttgccagtctgtgtcttttaattggggtagttagcccacttacatttaatattgttatgcataaatttgatcctgtcgttatgatgcTAGCcagttattttgcccgttagttgatgcagtttcttcatacaATTTGGTACGTTTTTACAGTGGCttgtaccggtttttcctttccatatttagtgcttccttcaggaggtcttgtaaggcaggcctggtggtggcaaaatctctcaacatttgcctgtctgtaaatgattttatttctccttcgcttatgaagcttagtttggctggatatgaaattctgggttgaaaattattttctctaagagtgttgaatattggcccccactctcttctggcttgtatggtttctgcagagatccgctgttagtctgatgggcttccctttgtgggtaacccgacctttctttctggctgcccttaacatttttccttcatttcaaccttggtgaatctgacaattatgtgtcttggggttgctcttctcgaggactatctttgtggtgttctctggatttcctgaatttgaatgttggcctgtcttgctaggttgggaagttctcctggatgatatcctgcagagtgttttccaacttggttccattctccctgtcactttcaggtacaccaatcaaacgtaggtttggtcttttctcattgtcccatatttcttggaggcttgtttgttccttttcattcttttgtatctaATCTTGtgttcacactttatttcattaagttgatcttcaatctctgatatccgtctgcttgattgattcggcTATCGATACTTGTGTaagcttcacaaagttcttgttctgtgtttttcagctccatcaggtcatttatgtccttctctaaactggttattctagttagcaattcctgtaaccttttttcaaggttcttagcttccttgtattgagttagaacatgctcctttagctcagaggaatttattattacccaccttctgaagcctacttctgtcaatttatcaaactcattctctgtccagttttgttcccttgctggcaaggagttgtgatcctttggaggagaagaggtattctggtgtttggaattttcagcctttttgttctggtttttccttatctttgtggatttatctatctttggtctttgatgctggcgacttttggatggggtttgtgtggacatcctttttgttgatgttgcccctattcctttctgtttgttagttttccttctaacagtcaggcctctctgctgcaggtctgctggagtttgctggaggtccactccaaagcctgtttgcctgggtatcatcagtggaggctgcagaacagcaaagattgctgcctattccttcctctggaagcttcatcccagaggggcacctactagatgccagccggagctttcctgtatgaggtgtctgtcgagccctgctgggaggtgtctcccagtcaggaggcatgagggtcagggtcccacttgaggaggcagtttgtcccttagcagagctcaagcgctGCGCTGGGAGATCCATTGCTGTCTTCAGAATCGGCAGGCAGGAACCTTTAAGTCTACTGAAGCTGTGCCCatggctgccccttcccccaggtgctgtgtcccagggagacgggagttttatctataagcccctgactttctttcagagatgccctgctcagagaggaggaatctagagaggcagtctggctacactGGCTTTGCcaagctgcggtgggctccacccagtttgaacttcccagtggctttgttcaCACTTTGAGGGAAAAactacctactcaagcctcagtaatggcagatgcccctccccgcACCAAGCTTGAgcgtcccaggtcgacttcagactgctgtgctggcagcaagaatttcaagccagtggatcttaacttgctgggctctgtgggggtggaaTCTGCTGaactagaccacttggctccctggtttcagctccctttccaggggagtgaatggttctgtctcactggcattccaggcaccactggggtatgaaaaaaaactcctgcagctagctccatgtctgcccaaatggccgcccagttttgtgcttgaaacccagggccctggtggtgtaggttcctgagggaatctcctggtctgtgggttgcaaagaccgtgggaaaagcgtagtatctgggccagaatgcagCATTCCTCActgcacagtccctcacagcttcccttggctaggggagggagttccccgaccccgtgcacttcccaggtgatgtgacaccccaccctgctttggctcaccctccatgggctgcacccactgtctaaccagtcccagtgagatgatcCGGgaacctcagttggaaatgcagaaatcacctgccttctgcgttgatcttgctgggagctgcagaccagagctgttcctattcggccatcttgccagccactccAGTATTGCATTTTTATCATCCCTAAGAAATAGAAATTGGATAAGCATTTGTAGAACACTTAAAAAGCCCTAGATGAGTATAACAAGACCAC of the Pongo abelii isolate AG06213 chromosome X, NHGRI_mPonAbe1-v2.0_pri, whole genome shotgun sequence genome contains:
- the LOC100451947 gene encoding E3 ubiquitin-protein ligase SIAH1-like — protein: MSEQTAALDTSSPPKKAPALSNTTGSNNDLASIFQCPVCLDYALPPILQCQRGHLVCRSCHSKLTSCPTCRGPLGSIRNLAMEKVANFVLFPCRYACLGCEITLPHTEKVDHEEVCEFRLYSCPCPGTLCKWQGTVDAIMPHLTNMHEYITTIEGEDIIFLATSINLVGAFDWVMIQSCFDVHFMIVLQKQEDRNGGQQFFAVVQLVGTRKEAENFAYRLELKSNRRRLTWEATPLSIHDDIAKAIKNRDCLIFDANTALLFAENGDLSIGVVIDMC